The Methanomassiliicoccales archaeon genomic sequence GCGACGACGAGAACGTGCTGGAGGGGCTGGTCAATTACCTGGACCAGAATGCCCCCAGGAGCATGGTGATCATCGACTCGCTCACCGATCTGGTCCTTAACCAGAAGATCGACCCCAAAGACCTGGTGGCGGTGCTCCGCGGCATGCAGCGGGTGAGCAAGAAATGGGGCGGTGTGGTATATTTGCTGCTTACCAAGGACATCATCGATGACCGGATGCAGCGCATGATCACCGACTCAGTGGACGGTGCACTGGTCTTTGAGTGGAGCCGTTTCGCAACCTCTTCGAAGAGGCAACGCTACCTCTACGTTGAGAAGTTCATGAGCATACTACCGCACCTGGATAGGGCGCGCATTGCGAGGTTCGCGACCACGGTCACCGCGCAGAGCGGTCTGGTGGTCATCGATACGGAAAGGATTGGGTGAGCAAAATGGACCGAGTAAAGACCGGAATAGACGGACTGGATGAGCTCCTCGAGGGGGGCGTCCCGAAGTCGCACACATTCGTGGTGATGGGATCGTTCGGTACTGGAAAGACAACGTTCGGACTGCAATTCCTCAATCAGGGTCTGGCAGGAGGCGAGAAGGGGATCTACATCTCCCTAGAAGAGGACCAGAACTCGATCATCGAGGACGCCAAGTCACATGGCTGGGACCTCAAGCCGTTGATCGACTCACAGAAGCTGGTTATAGTCAAATTGGAGCCGAACGACGCCAAGACGACGATCTCGAGGATCAAGAGCGAACTGCCCGATTTCATCTCCAAGTTCGGGGCCACGCGGATCGTGTTCGATTCAGTGTCATTGCTGAACATGCTGTTCGAGGACGAGCACGAGCGCAGGATCAACATATTCAACCTATCGCAGATGATCAAGAAGACGAACGCCACCTGCCTGATGACCGCCGAGACCAAGGACGATAACCCGCTGGCCTCCAGGGATGGACTGGTCGAATATGTGGCTGACGGCGTAATATCGCTAAGATACGTGGACCGGGTGGAGAGGAGCGAAATGCAGCTTTCTCTCCGTATCATCAAGATGAGGCGGACGTCCCACTCCAGGAAGATCACTCCCTACGAGATCACCAATAAGGGGATCGTGGTCCACGCCGGCTCGGAAATGATCTGAGCCAATTCCACATCCGCATGAAGACCGGGCCAACAGGCAGGCTTACATCAATGATCCTAGGCCAGCCGTTTAGAAGAATTTTGCCTGAGCTCACAATCCATGGGCAATTCCGTTGCCCTGGTGTGAATTTACCTCGAGACCAAGATCGGCGGTGCACGCCAGAAAAGAATATTAGTCACGTGCAGATTATTGGCCGATGTCAGACAAGCGGCTCTTTCGCGTGGGCAAGGTCAAGAAGGTCTACGAAGTAGACCCCCACACCCTGGAATTCGAGTTCACCAACAATATCTCCGTTTTCGACAAGATCATCCCGACGGACATTCCGTTCAAGGGTGAAACGTTATGCCGGACGTCGGCCCATTGGTTCAAGCTGCTGAAGGAGAACGGCATCAATTCCGACTTCATCGAGATGAATGCCCCCGACCGCATGCTTGTGAAACGGGTGGAGGTAATCCCGGACTATAGCAAGCTGAACCACAGGACCGCCAATTATCTGATCCCGCTGGAGTTCATCTGCCGCCACTACAATGCCGGTTCCCTGAACGACCGGGTCAAGGAAGGTCGGGTAACGCCCGAGATGATGGGGTTCCCAAAGGGGCATTCTCCTGCCTACGGTGAGAGGCTCCCCAAGGACTTCATAGAGACCACCACCAAACTGGAGGAGACGGATCGCGAACTGACCAGGGAGGAGGCTATCAAGATATCCGGTCTCACCGAGAAGGAGTATGATCATGTCTTCGATGTCATCGGCAAGATCGACAGCATAATCGCATCGGAAGTAATGAAACGGGGATTGATACACGTCGATGGCAAGAAAGAGTTCGCCTATGACGAGAAGCGCCACCTCATGATCGTGGACACGTTCGGGACAGCGGATGAGGACCGCTGGTGGGATGCGGAGCAGTATGCCCAGGGCAAGACCGTCGAGCTTTCAAAGGAGATGGTCCGTCAATACTACAGGGACATCGGTTATCACGAGAAGTTGTACGCCGCCCGCAAGAACCATGCTCCGGAACCAGACATCCCTGCCCTGCCGCCGGAGATGGTGGAGAAGGTCTCTCAGATGTACATCGGTCTTTACGAGCGTCTAACCGGTGAGAAGTTCCGGTAGTTGTTTCTTCAAGCGTATCCAGAAAGCGGGCTTGACGGCCCCGCTTCGCTCCTATCTTCGAAAGGACGGATGATCTTTTTCAGATTGCCCTCCCCATCATAGGAGTAGACCTGATAATAGAACAGCCACATCTGGTTATACTCAAGCATCCTGAGCCTTGCGCTCATGGCATGCTCCACGGGGACGATCACCTCGAGGCGGCATTTGTTGATCAGGGCAACGTAATATTCCCGTTTCCGTTTCGGGTCATTCCAGCTC encodes the following:
- a CDS encoding KaiC domain-containing protein is translated as MDRVKTGIDGLDELLEGGVPKSHTFVVMGSFGTGKTTFGLQFLNQGLAGGEKGIYISLEEDQNSIIEDAKSHGWDLKPLIDSQKLVIVKLEPNDAKTTISRIKSELPDFISKFGATRIVFDSVSLLNMLFEDEHERRINIFNLSQMIKKTNATCLMTAETKDDNPLASRDGLVEYVADGVISLRYVDRVERSEMQLSLRIIKMRRTSHSRKITPYEITNKGIVVHAGSEMI
- a CDS encoding ATPase domain-containing protein — translated: MDAPVKRIPTGVADFDNIIRGGMPAGSVVLLLGDLGAGQQEYVLTSAAKISLIKENPDSAEFFLGHSVKGQMMPETIHYITFSRSKEDILREIEMSFNEDFYESFQRNVIFKDFSSKYFRQTLVPKSWSGDTSSALFSNNNGDDENVLEGLVNYLDQNAPRSMVIIDSLTDLVLNQKIDPKDLVAVLRGMQRVSKKWGGVVYLLLTKDIIDDRMQRMITDSVDGALVFEWSRFATSSKRQRYLYVEKFMSILPHLDRARIARFATTVTAQSGLVVIDTERIG
- a CDS encoding phosphoribosylaminoimidazolesuccinocarboxamide synthase, producing MSDKRLFRVGKVKKVYEVDPHTLEFEFTNNISVFDKIIPTDIPFKGETLCRTSAHWFKLLKENGINSDFIEMNAPDRMLVKRVEVIPDYSKLNHRTANYLIPLEFICRHYNAGSLNDRVKEGRVTPEMMGFPKGHSPAYGERLPKDFIETTTKLEETDRELTREEAIKISGLTEKEYDHVFDVIGKIDSIIASEVMKRGLIHVDGKKEFAYDEKRHLMIVDTFGTADEDRWWDAEQYAQGKTVELSKEMVRQYYRDIGYHEKLYAARKNHAPEPDIPALPPEMVEKVSQMYIGLYERLTGEKFR